In a genomic window of Sarcophilus harrisii chromosome 4, mSarHar1.11, whole genome shotgun sequence:
- the LOC100924237 gene encoding LOW QUALITY PROTEIN: olfactory receptor 10X1-like (The sequence of the model RefSeq protein was modified relative to this genomic sequence to represent the inferred CDS: inserted 1 base in 1 codon) has protein sequence MKINQTFLEEFIFLGFSAYLEWQIVLFVCFFFVYLLTLTGNLVIMALTWVDHVLHIPMYIFLAALSFSETCYTLAIIPKMLVDLLANNRPISIPGCGLQMFFFLGLGGTNCIILTVMGLDRFLAICHPLRYSTLMTNKACGQLVALAWIDGFFVSLTEAMLIFWGPFCGPNLIXQFFCHMRAVVKLSCLNSDIRDLAVIVIPVSGLLRTFLFIILTYVFILSTVLKIPSAEGRKKAFSTCASHLTVVIIHFGFAAIVYLKPEAQEGDDALMTIPYTVVTSFLSPNIFTLRNKDMKNSLKRVLDKKVALTK, from the exons ATGAAGATCAATCAGACATTTCTAGAAGAATTCATCTTCCTTGGATTCTCAGCCTACCTAGAATGGCAGATTGTCCTATTTGTTTGCTTCTTCTTTGTCTACCTTCTTACCCTCACTGGCAACTTGGTCATCATGGCCCTCACCTGGGTGGACCATGTCCTCCATATCCCCATGTACATCTTCCTTgctgccctttccttctctgagaCCTGCTACACATTAGCCATAATCCCCAAAATGCTGGTAGACCTGTTGGCCAACAATAGACCTATTTCTATCCCAGGATGTGGActccaaatgtttttcttccttgggCTTGGTGGCACCAACTGTATCATCCTCACAGTGATGGGCCTTGATCGATTCCTGGCCATCTGTCATCCTCTGCGCTACTCCACACTCATGACCAACAAAGCATGTGGGCAACTTGTGGCTTTAGCTTGGATTGATggattctttgtttctttgacaGAGGCAATGTTGATCTTTTGGGGACCCTTCTGTGGCCCCAATCTCA AACAGTTCTTCTGCCACATGCGAGCAGTGGTTAAATTATCCTGTCTAAATAGTGATATCAGAGACCTTGCTGTCATAGTTATTCCAGTATCAGGTTTACTGCGGACATTCTTATTTATCATTCTTACATATGTGTTCATTCTCTCTACAGTACTGAAGATCCCCTCAgctgaggggagaaaaaaggcCTTCTCTACTTGTGCTTCCCACCTTACTGTGGTCATCATTCACTTTGGATTTGCTGCCATTGTTTACTTAAAGCCAGAGGCACAAGAGGGAGATGATGCTCTTATGACTATCCCCTATACTGTTGTCACATCCTTTCTCAGTCCCAATATTTTCACGCTGAGAAACAAGGACATGAAAAATTCTCTGAAGAGAGTGCTAGACAAGAAAGTTGCCTTGACCAAATGA
- the LOC100923970 gene encoding LOW QUALITY PROTEIN: olfactory receptor 10R2-like (The sequence of the model RefSeq protein was modified relative to this genomic sequence to represent the inferred CDS: deleted 1 base in 1 codon) produces MAPLRVIVTLFLRKTLGPWISLFCLTLGPSTIESISRMKSQNSEEVIPWRQLPSENITMVTEFLLMGFSKLQEMQLLLFVNFLFLYLVILIGNITIVTVIILEHSLHTLMYFFLGALSVSETCYTFAILPKMLINLLSVLRIISFTNCALQMFLFLSFAGNNCLLLVVMGYDLYVAICHLLRYPIIMNWRTCRLLVVTCGVTGFLISAAITTLVFSLPFCNSNKINHYFCDISPVIHLACGVTYVNELFIFICSVFVLVVPFIFICVSYGFIVSTILKIPSTEGKKKAFSTCVSHLTVVVVHYGCASFVYLRPSSRVTSIKDQLITVTYTIITPLLNPMVYSLRNRAVQVVIQKVISWREFSHKTI; encoded by the exons GGTAATAGTAACACTTTTTCTGAGAAAGACTTTGGGGCC ttggatctCACTTTTCTGCCTCACTCTG GGACCATCTACCATAGAATCAATATCAAGAATGAAGAGCCAGAATAGTGAAGAG GTCATTCCATGGAGGCAACTTCCTTCTGAGAACATAAccatggtcactgaattcctcttGATGGGCTTTTCCAAACTTCAAGAAATGCAGCTTTTGCTCTTTGTtaacttcctttttctctatcttgTCATCCTGATTGGGAATATCACCATTGTCACTGTCATAATCCTGGAACACAGCCTCCATACCCTGATGTACTTCTTCTTGGGTGCTCTCTCTGTGTCTGAGACTTGTTATACCTTTGCTATCTTGCCAAAGATGCTCATCAATCTTCTCTCTGTGCTCAGGATCATCTCCTTTACCAACTGTGCACTTCAAATGTTCTTATTCCTTAGCTTTGCAGGCAACAACTGTTTATTGTTGGTTGTAATGGGTTATGATCTCTATGTTGCTATCTGCCACCTTCTGCGTTACCCTATTATCATGAACTGGAGAACATGTAGACTACTGGTAGTCACATGTGGGGTGACTGGCTTTCTTATCTCAGCAGCAATTACAACCCTGGTCTTCAGCTTACCCTTCTGTAACTCTAATAAGATCAATCACTACTTCTGTGACATTTCACCTGTTATTCATCTTGCTTGTGGTGTCACTTATGTCAATGAGCTGTTCATATTTATCTGTAGTGTTTTTGTGCTTGTGGTCCCATTTATTTTCATCTGTGTCTCCTATGGCTTCATTGTGAGTACCATCTTGAAGATTCCATCCactgaagggaagaagaaggccTTCTCTACTTGTGTCTCCCACTTAACAGTGGTAGTAGTCCACTATGGCTGTGCATCCTTTGTCTATCTGAGACCCTCATCCAGGGTGACATCAATTAAAGACCAGTTGATAACAGTTACTTATACAATTATTACTCCCTTGCTGAATCCTATGGTTTACAGCCTCAGGAATAGAGCTGTCCAGGTAGTCATTCAGAAAGTGATCAGCTGGAGAGAGTTTTCCCACAAAactatataa